TTGTAGCATCTGGGAATTGGGAGATTTTAGTATTTAGATAAGAGAAAGGTGAGTTTGGTATACAAATGCTAAAATTCTCTTCAGTTGCACACAGATTCAATATGCCTTTCTCTGTAATTATCCAAACTAAATATCTTTTGACTCTATGTGAAGAAGTAAATGTACTAAACATAAGTGTCATTTTAGGTCCTTCGAAAAATTATTTCTTGCATCCATCTGTAGTAAAAGTTGTTCATGTAAATCTCTGAAAACTGCAGAGTGCAGGAAGCTGTTTTCTTCCTGTTTTTCTTTTTCGGCTAAATACTGGGAACCTATAATGTCCATGTAAACTGTTGTAACTCTCAAACTTCTACTTAATGCAAAGGCAGGGCACCTGCTGCTTTCATGCTAAAAAAAACTGTAGTAAAAGCATTGAGGAAGGTGCTGTAGCAGACTGCAGGAACACCTGAAACATAGTTTCACCTACTTCTGAAAGGAGGTAACAAAGCAAGTGCAGTCATACCTGGAGCAGTGAAAAGTCTGTGGCTAATTGAGATAGCACTCCAGCAACAAAGGCATCGCCAGCACCAGTTGTGTCAACAGCACTTACCTTAAGTCCACCAACTCTACCACTAAAGTCCTGTTATTTCACAAGATGTACTGTAAACAACATTTTACTGACCTATGTACATAAGGCATTGTTAGCAAGTAAACGTAATTAAGAATTTTTAAAAGATTGTTGACTAGAATTGAAATAAATAGTTTCATTAAGATAATATCCAACGCCAAGTGAATTTTTATTGGACAAAAAGTGTGCTCATGGTCatggagaaagaaaaaaaaaaggaaatggtGTATTCAAGCAACAAAAAAATAATATTACCCTCTACATCATAAGTGTAAAATTACCTTAGAGTAATACCTACAGCCATCTGGACCTTCAGTGACAAGAAGCAACTTCAGGTTTGAGTGGATAAGTTTCTTTACAACGGCATCATCATAAGGATCCTCCCCATTTGTGAGAAAGGAAACCTCCTCTTCACTTATCTGTTTCAAAAGAGACACAAAATGCGCAAATCAACACAAGATTTGCCTGTAAAGATGAACCACAATTTACAGACTTGCTACCTTGATAACATCAGCGGTTTCCCATATGCTTAGGATACCATCTCTAGCATCCTCAGCTGATGACCACAATGGAAGCCTCAAATTTGGATCGTATGAAACAAGTACTCCAGCATCTTTAGCAGCTTTGGCAGCTGCAATATGTGCAGTTTTACAGGGCTCAGTTATAAGACTTATCGAGCCATGGTGGAATATTTTTGCCTAGCATAAATAACATGATCAGATTACATTAATTTAGCCATGGTGAAATCAATAGTAGTTGAGACGCATAGATATTGGAACGGCAACAAAATGTACTTCCATACCTTCCGTAtaagatcaaggtcaagttctTTTTCTTCAAGTAGCATATCAGCACTTGGATTACGATAGAACATAAATTCACGTTCACCATCACTTCGGAGTGTCACAAATGCCAAAGCTGTTCTAGCATGAGGATCAAATAG
The nucleotide sequence above comes from Miscanthus floridulus cultivar M001 chromosome 18, ASM1932011v1, whole genome shotgun sequence. Encoded proteins:
- the LOC136520550 gene encoding probable fructokinase-6, chloroplastic — encoded protein: MALHAAAPACAVFFRLPSSSPSHAGGRRSLPAVARPRGVVSAAPLRTRAVRTKAIFSDGVPETSNSPHVVCFGELLIDFVPTVNGLSLAEAPAFKKAPGGAPANVAVGIARLGGSSAFIGKVGDDEFGYMLADILKQNNVNNQGLLFDPHARTALAFVTLRSDGEREFMFYRNPSADMLLEEKELDLDLIRKAKIFHHGSISLITEPCKTAHIAAAKAAKDAGVLVSYDPNLRLPLWSSAEDARDGILSIWETADVIKISEEEVSFLTNGEDPYDDAVVKKLIHSNLKLLLVTEGPDGCRYYSKDFSGRVGGLKVSAVDTTGAGDAFVAGVLSQLATDFSLLQDEGRLREALKFANVCGALTVTERGAIPALPTRQQVLDALTNVVA